The genome window ACTGGTTGCCAAACTTGAgctccatcatcatgtctttggGGAGAAGCTTTGGACTAATGCCAGGCTCATCCTTGACCATCCTCCCAATCTCCTCGAGGGACATGACACCGCCAAAGTTGGTGCAGGGAGCCGGTCGACTGGTGCCCGACCATTTGCACCCGACACCATTGCAGTTCGAATCAGCGACGGTATAGCCACGAGCATAGTAAGCAAGACCCATGTTGACCTTTGCAGGGTCGACGCCGGCGTAGTATAGTGGCAGTGACCAGTTTGCAATCTCGGGGATGTTTGTGTGGCCCAGGATGACGCGTCCAACCTGCTTGACATCCTCATCCCACGGCCCATGAAGATCATATGTCATGATTCCCATGTAGTCAACGTATTGCTCTATCTCCTTCGGCTTGAACCATCGTAAGTACCAGTAGCTCGTGGGGATAGCGATACTGATTCCATACTTGGACCCGAATGCGGCGCGCATGTCCTTGAGGAGTGACACATAGTTGTCTGTATCCTCCTTGCGGCCACCTCGATCAGGGGCTCCCGGGATTTGGTGATCTAGTTAGCAGGTGGCTCATGAGTCGATTGACAGAAAAATAGTATAACTTACTACTCCCAGTCAAGATCCACGCCCTGAAAGCCATGTTCATCGAGGAAACTGGTTAAAGACTTGATAAACCGTGCCCTACGCGCAGGGCTGGCAGACAAGTCACTAAAGGTAGTCCTCGTTGGTCCAGGGTCGTTGAAAGTCCAGCCTCCGATGGCTATCCAAGTCTCGAGTCCCTTCTTCTTTAGACCCGTGAGCTCCTTGTAGAGCTTCACGTCATCTTCGTGCCATGGCTTGACAGCAAACGTGTCTGGATCGATAGTAGCAAACGCGCCGTACAAGTGGGTGAAGCCTTCAGTGCGGATTTGCTTGGGCGTGATGCGGTTGCACTGCCGTTCGCGCATATTGGCAAACTGGTAGTAGCCAATGCTCCTCGCGAAGGCTGAGCATCCGCCGCAAGATGGCGGCTCGATCTTGGTGCAACTCCCAAAGCCCTTCTGGCAAGAATTGTCTGCGTTGCCAGCTCGACAGAAGTCGTCCTCAACGCCACAGTAGCCATAAGCACTGCAGCATACGTTGAGTGGACACTTGACCTTGCCGCCGAGACTGTCTTTACCGCAAGCGGCCGTGGCATCGCAGTTGGAAACGCAGACCTTGGAGCCGCAGACTTCTTCTCCGTAGCCGCATTGTCCCTTCCTGTTGCAGCAGCTGCCATCAGGACAGGGTGTCACAAAGTCGCACTGCCGCTTCGATTGGCGACGGTGCATCCATCCAGACGTGTCTGCTGCCCTCGGAGTCAGTGCCTTGCTGTCTTCGATTTCTACAATAGAGCTTTCGTTCCCGTCACTCGCCTTGACAGCGCGCACGATATACGGTTCTTCAGCCGGCTTGTCTTCCTTCTGTTCTTCCACAAAATCTTGAGCAATTTCAAGAATCGGCAATGGTGGACCCTCGGGCAGATCCTCGTATGCTTGACGAGCCGGGTTGGTGCTGTTCCCTGAAGCATTCAGCCAGTCGGCGCTGAGTCCCACGGTACCGTTGTCGTTATCACGGCTCTGCATCTGTCCCATCGACCGCTTCAGGTTACCTTGCTCAAGGTCCACTGCCGAGCCGTTGCCCACAAGATGGCGATCCCATGACCTGCGCAGAATCTTGTACTATAAAATCGAATCATCAGCCATTTCCCATAACTATATCACACAACGGTTTCATCCTTACCTCATCTTTGAACACGGGCTCGTGTCTCACTTCCACCGTGCCGTTGTTGTAAAACGAATGAATAATTCGGACGATACTCTCCTCAATATCACGTCCCTCGATTGAACGTTTTTGATATCCGGAAAACCATTCACTAGCGTCGTCATACCACTCGACAGACACAGCGGCAAGCTCTGTGTCCGGCTGAAATTGCGTTTTGAAATGATATCTCCAGATGCCCTTGGTGGTTGCTTTCGTGGCCGGCGGCGCAGGTTTATGTAGTACGGCTTCTCTCAAAGCAGACAAAGCATTACTCTGGAAGTCCTGCTCAGATGAGACAAAGACCGTGCCAGGAATCAAGCCTGTTAACGAACCACATGCTGCGTTCTGTGGGGTACAGTATGTTCTCGCTCCGGCACCTCCTTCAACAGAACTGCAGAGGCGAATGTTTCAGTTTCAGACTCATGGTATGGGTTTTGGTAGGGGGTCTCATACGTGGCGAAGGGAAACTCATCGCAAGTCCACATCATACCGGAAAACTGGCCTGCTGCATTGGCGATTCTGTTGTAGCCTGCGTCGCCCATGACGAGATTATTCGGATTCCATCTGGCAGCCGGAAAAGAGCCGTCTCCCATCATAGCTCCAGCAGGGACAGTGCTATTGATGATTAATGAAACTTATTCTCACTCgtggcttgaagaaggactTACTCTGGCTGATTGGACTCTGGACAGTTGTGGTGGTTTTTCCAGTTTTTGGCACAAGCCTTGCCTCTTCGCCCACCACTGTTATCGTCCCTATCAAAATGCAACTGCAGATGTGACCTGGCGCCCAGGATAGTATGATGGCTTGTGACAACTCCGGCAGGTGCTGCATGAACGGTGGTTGCTAGAGGGTATTGTTGGTGAACATTTTCGCATGATGCTGGCACCTTGGCGCAATTGTATGCCAAGGTGGGTATTCCATGTTGATTCTGCGAAACTGTAGTCCCTTGATAGACGGAGACACCGTTGACGACGGATACTTGTGCTTGAACCAATGATAGTGAAAGCGACAACAGCAAGCCTGGGCTagcaaagagaagaaatatTTTGATCTCTATTCCGAGACCATAATCAACAGTGTAAGCTGATCAAAAAGGTCGTGAGACAATATTGCATGGCTTAAGACGGGACATGTCTCTCTTATTTTCTACTTATCAATCATGCTCCTATCATACGACGGCTAAGGAACGTAGTTTTCAAAAAAGTGACTTCAGTCTCAAGGTGAGTTCCTCCCTCGATTGTGCCATGGAGCTTGCAACACACCTGGCCGGTTTTTTTCTCGTCGCCCAATACGCGACTTGTTTATCTGTCACGGgaagccttgacctttcACACTTTTTGCACCGTTCTGTTAACACCCACCTACCGGATGATAAAGCAGTGAATTGTCGCCAGAAGTTCAAGACCGACGTTTGGACGGGATGCGACGATGTCCTTTCCCAATTCCAACTGACGCTGAAAGAATTCATGTTTGCGAACCCCACCATCGGGGATGCATGTGATGGTTTCGTGCCTGGGGAGACCTATTGTGTTGGTTAGCATGGGCCTCCAGAAGTTCCATTTCTAACCGTATTAACATGCGTTTACTTCAAGCTTTCAATGTACAACGTAACGTCACTGAAGATGGTAATTGTGGTGAGAAgatcaacttctccaagacGTGCATCAGAAGTGACTTCGGCGACTGCTGTGGCCTCAAAGGAAAGTAAGTTGATGTTCCCCGTTCTTATTTAGGTGCTGATCTAACTTAATAGGTGTGGCTCCGGTAAGGAATTCTCTGGTGACAACTGTCAAGACGGCAACTATTCAGGCAGTGCAGTAACAACTTCATCCATAACAGCGAAACCATCAGCAACAAAACCGCCGCTCTCCATCTCTACAAATAGGGATTACGGCTGCAATAGCGGCTTTATATGCAAAGGCTCTAAATTCGGCGACTGCTGCTTAGCTGCCAGCTACTGCAGAGACGATAAGTATCATTGTGGTAAATATCTAGGCTGGTAAGTTAATAACATTTCCTAATATGATATGTTTCTAGTATGATATTTTCTACAATTAGTCAACCAGAATTCGGAAAGTATACTTAGGAGATAATATTGTCCCCTCTATCCCTGCTGCATCGTTAACGCAGCAAATCTTTATATAGAGATTACATAGAAACTACATATAGAGCCGTGGTGGAAATTTCTCGAGCATAATCTTCATTTATTAAAGTCTATATTCTCAATACATCAGAGTTTTATACTCCTTTTCTTAAATGTTCTTTATATCATGAATAACAAACGGTTATCGACTCTCAAATCGCCGCCGTAATACAAATCGGATACGGTTTAGAAATTCTTTCCCTGTTCCCCGCAGTGCCAAGGTGGCGCATGATGTCTATTTAAGATGCTTACTGGTCCCGGCCCGAACGGACTTTGGACTTCTCGCTTATCCTTTTATCCTAACCCTCGCTTCCATCCACATCCGTGCGCAtgctcttttcttttcccatGGCTGTCAAAATTAGCGCTCTCCCCACCGAAGTCTTCGACAAGGTGATCAATTATGCTGGTAATGACTCCAGGGATGCTGTtatctcttccttgttgGTTAATCAACTGTGGCGAGATACTTCCCTGCCAATACTTTATCGCGACTTGGTATTGTCCTGTGGCCAATCGCTAGATCGCTTCATAGCATGCCACGATCAGCAAGCTCTCACCCTAACACAGTCTTTTACCCTGTACCTCAACCATGACGATCAGTCAGATCGACTGGACAAAGCCAAATGGGACAAAGCGGAACTGCTAACCCCGCAATTGGCAAATGTTATCCCGTCTATGGCTAATCTCAAGTCATTCTCCCTTATACGACATCATCGAACTATGAGAAACCCTCTCAAGCCCTGGTCAGAAGCTCAACTCTACAAGACTACGAGATCAACCATTTCATCCTTACTCAAAAGCCTTCCTGAAAGTTGCATTAGTCTGGAACTTGCGGTGGGAGACATAAATGGTAGCAACCCCGACCCAAACCCCACGCATCTGTGCGAGGATCTGCGACGCCTGTTACCGCGTTTGCAGCACGTTCACATCAATTTGGACCCTGTATGCGATGCAATGCTAGGCACGTGGGACAAAGACAAGGTCTTCCATCCCATCAGCCTACCGCACCTACGGAGTCTCCACTTGGTGTGCATTGAAAATAATGAGTGGGCAGATTTGCATCAGTCTCGGCCTTTATCAACCTGGCACTCGTTGGTCCATGGGTTACAGCAGGTAGCCACGCTACCGGAGGCACCATCCCCCGCCAAGATTACAGTTTTGGGAGTCTCGCCATCAGGTGGCGAGTCTGACAAGTCCATATATCGGACTTTCCTGCGCTGCAACGTAGGAAAACAGGCCCGTGACACCAAAACATGGGCATTCCCAGTGACATGGCTGGCGGGCCTCAATCACACTCCGGCTCACTATATCCGGATGAGAAACGGGGAGGCATTTGTAGTCCTGGATAAAAGAGACTATATCAGTATAGCTGGGGGGCGGCCATGGAAAACGCTAACTACAGGCGCAAGATTACCTACAGCTTGGACTTGCGGCAAAGCATTGATGCCAGACCATGGCATATTCGAATACGCAGAGTGGTCCAAAACGTACCCCAAAAAGCAGCCTATGCTGATACGTAATGAAAGGTTAGCTGGACAGTGTCTTATTAGTGCTGAGGAACGCGAGGGCTATCAGAACACAGCAAGTTTGGTGGAACAAACACCGGAAGGCTTTGTTCGGTATGGCGGACCTGTGTCGCGGAATTGGCAGCTGTacggagaagatgaggaaggCCCAGAAGACTGGAACCCTGATGCACCAAACGGACCAGTGGGCTAAGCCATATCTAGGTATTTAATATTCTCTGTCCAACTTGTTTGCACAAAGTGGTACGGAATTCTGCGGTTGGGTCTACACTGCGGATAAATAACTCCTCTAATAAGCGACGTTACCTCCAAACCATACTTGGTCCCTGCAGTTTCCCCTGCAAGCGTGCCGTAGTGTCGCATTGAAGGAAGCAGAACGATTTCAGAACCAACACAGGTTACCATTCGGCTGTGAAGAAATTTTCCATTTCCATGTGTTGGAGACACGGATCTACGACATGCCGTACTGCGGCTAAAAGGCATAGCCAGATGGGAAGCAACACTAAGTTTATCTAGGCAGGACAAACAATGTACTAGTACTTAGATTAGTAGAAAGATATATCAGGCCATAACCTGATGCTAGTACAAGATATACACTAGCGTAACTATAATAGTCATATCTTTTCTACTGCCATAGAAGCATTTAACCATCCATCATTAATTCAGTTCCTTAGTTACTcacttcatcatggccaaaTTGAACTAGACTCTAGGCCCTTTGGCTGTTATTTCACTTTTCTTCATGGCCTAAGATACTGCAAAAATAATCCCTCGCCAATTCAAGAATAAAACCGCCCCTAAGGAACAGCCGGTATAGCTGATGGGCCTATCGCCCAAGTATCTAACCCATCAAGATACTTCGAAGTACTGCAGTTACTAGTACAACAATAATAGCTCAATCCCTTGCCAAGATATACTCGAACCATACCTGATTACTATGGACGAATTACTTCGCTAGGCATATTAATGTAACTCTTCTCACGACTACAATACTAACATCTCAGAACTCTGGGCTTAGCCCTGGGTATAACAACTTCCTCAGTGGCTGGTCTTACTGTGTCGAGGCTATTAACGAGCCAGTCGTCACAATCGGCCCAATAAGACAACACCTAGTAGAAGCAGTCCTACCAAGGGCATCCAGGCCCCCACCCCCAACGCAACCAGACATAATAAACAACTAAGATACCTTTGACTTTATGGAGAAGGGTATGTCGTATTCCAACGTCCTTTCCAAGAATGGCATCACGCTGAAGCAACTCGCGGCTTGGAACCCTTCCGTCAAGGATAACTACAGCGGTTTGTAGTCCAGTATCTGGGTCTGCATTAGTGTCATAGGACATGATAAGGGAGGTACTACTCTGAAGCCAACTACTACAACTGCCTCGAAGATAAGTCCTACCAATGGCGTCGagacaccatcaccaacacaaCCAGATATAGTCAAGAACCACAACAAGTTCGATTTCGTTTAAAAGGGGATAAAACTGTGATGCTCTCGCCAAAGCCAACGGAATCGCTACTGCAGATATCTATAAATAGAACCTATCTGTTAATATAGACTATAGAGGCCTCTGGGCTAATATGTGGATTTGCGTATCAGTTATTAGATGTACACCATCACTAACCAAGCCTATAACTACCAATACAATTGAGACCCCGTCTCCTATTCAGGGAGGCATAGTTAAAAACTACATTAAATTTCATCTTATAAAAACGATAATAACTTGCAACTCAATTAAGAAGTACTTTAAGTTGCCTATAGCCAAGTTCCTTAAGTAGAACCCTGATGTTGGCAAAAACTGTTAGTGTCTGTTAGCAGAATATTAGTTTTATGTTGTAATAGACGATTGTAAGCCTATGCCGTCGCTGATATTATTAAGTAACGGGATTAAGACCCCGTTACTAATCTAGGATAGTATACATAAGAATTACAATAAGTTTCACCAGGTACATAAGATGATAATATATcccttaattaataattactataacCTGACTTTAAAGGACTTTTACTCTTAGAACCCTAGCATAGGCACTAACTGTTAATCTCTCCTAGTTGATTACTAGGTCTGTGTCTTGATTATTAGCTAGAGCCCTTCTAAGCCATCCCCTACCACTCCTAGTAATAGTATTAAAACACTATCACTAATCTAAGTAGGAATAATCACAAACTATAACAAATTCTATAAGGTTAAGaagataattatatatatatctatcCAAGATTACTATAAGATTACTATAAAGCACCTAGTTAAATAGAACCTTAGAGaggcttattatataatactctactaattatatatcaTAAGGATAAAAATAACATAAAAACTTCTTAAGTAATTCTTAAGTTgtttaaaaagaaatttaataaatacaaataacctttttaaacctaacgtggttgataagcgagtgagtcagacaagcaagtgagtcagcttaacctataccttaaaagctacttttaaaaagcctatataaaattcaagctaagcctaaaatagctagaattaagatattatatatttaactatttaaaagagcttcttactaaattaaagaattgtatttaatttattatataagtaaaataaaaaaaagcttatttacactaCTTACactgtgtaaataagcttttctatataaaataaaatagctaaaagtttaaaaaaaatatttctataaataaatagctacaTATTATGTAAAAACAGTTTTTTTAgattcttagctattttatttaaggtatcTAGGcactatagggtaggctatttttagctgtaCAGTGCgctgactcactcgcttgtctgactcactcgcttatcaaccacgttataagttaaattaaaaagggaaaatataatacttacttattaaatatattatattaaataataataatattaatattctATCTTAGTAAATTATATGACTATtaccttaaaccttaagatttaattaaatacataaccttaatttataagtataaaaataatttCCCCTATCTTTAGTAAACTAAATGCcctctttattattaccctcttaaggttattactaCTAAGACATAAACCTTAATTACTATTACTTTAAAGACCTAAATAGCCTCGTTGATTATGctatttattaaataagttaatGAGACAGAGCCCATCTGGCGTGTTTGGGCTCATCTGTCAGATATCTAACCCCCCCAGGACTATGGTCTAGACACCAAACTTCATTCTATCGGGAAAGAAAAAGTAATAAATGGAATAAACTACACACATAGCATTGATTAGAGGAAGTGACAGCTATCAGTACGGACATTAAAAATGCAACACCAAAGACCCCAACTTTCATTCTATAATATTCCATTGATgatttcttatatatttcATAATATCCTGTAATTCAGCACTAGGAAATAAACTCTTGGGGTAGTTAGTTGCAACAAAATACTCAAAGGAGGTTAAGCTGGGGCGGTCGAGTTCGTATTGCCTCGGAAACCGCAGGGTGTAGGGTGGAGAGAATTGAGAGAGTCTTCAATAAATAAATACAGCTTAATCAGTTGGAGGACTAGCAAGGGACGCTAGGCAAGGCACAATAGAAAAGCATTTGAAGGCCCTTGGAGAAGGACTACTAATGGATAATGGACCCGTTTGAACGAACCCCTGCCGTAGAACGTCGGGAGTTGCGAGCGCTGTCTTAGACCGCCACACTATCATATTGCCGCGTATCTAGAATTGGACCAAGATACGACATGTCGCTTATTCAAACTGAAGGAAATAAAGGACGGTGATGATGTTATTTCAAATTGAAGCAGGAGCTGCATTACCTCAACCTATCACTGGACAACGACAGGTCTCGCTCTCACCTGCAGTCAGTTGTATAATTACTCTTAACGTCTCAGTTTACCAAACAAGGTGCTTTTACTTTTTCGGGCGTCTTTGTGCAATAGTATGATTGCAAATTCCTTGATAATTCAAGGCCTGACTCATTTTACAATAGGTAAAGTTCCGGTATCATGGTGAAGCTATGTCTTAACGGTCAAGCAGGTCTCGCTGAGTTAAAACAATCTGGTTTCCAATGCCATACTATCTTTCTCCTATTCTCCTGGGACCTGCCAAGTCTTAAAGGTGGTAAGTGGATGGGAATGTTCGAGCACTTGCTGCAATTTAGTGATATTCCAGGTCGATTCTCAAAGTCAATTTGGTTATAAAGATTAGACCTGgaaatatatacttattagcTATAAGTATTAAGGGAAGTACAGTTACTTAAATAGCTTTCATTTTTATTAAGAACTATTTAAGTTAATGCATTTTTAAAACTTTTAACAGTTATTTGACCACCCAACTCAGCAGTCGCAAAGTTGAACACTGCGAAACGGAAGCCCGTGAACCACTGCCACCTGTTGTGGAGTACAAATGTGCCGAGCTGCTTCCAGTTCTCTCCGTCAAGGCTATAGTAGAAATGTGCTTCCCTCACAGGAGACAGACCGAAAGCAGGGGTCACATCAGCATCTACACGAAGCCAGATCTCGTGCGCGTCTATGGAGGGTCCTGTTGCTGCGACCGTGCCTCTGCTGACAGTCTGCCACTGCAGGTTCATATTGATCTCGTTCACAAAGACGATCTGGGTGCCATTTGTATCCTTGTGCACGCCTATATATGCGGATTCGTCGCGGAATATGGCTGCACCGGCGCGATCACCTTGGGTGAGACCGGTGATATTGAGGTGCCAGGTCGCTACAGATCGCGGGCCTGTGATGCGATGAGTAAGAGTGTTTCGTGCATTAAGGAGATCCCCAACGACAGAGGCAGTCTTAAGAATCAAGCCGTCTGTTCTGAGTTCGAAGTACTCCGAGTCAGGGCTGTGATTCCACTCCCACTCTGGATGCAAGGTTGAGGCGGAAAAGTCATCAAGACGTTCGACACCGGGAACAGTCTTGTTTGTCTTGACGGGCATTGGATAGGTCACACCCCAGCCGCCATTGCCATCGAGTACAATTGATGGCCAGTCATCGTCAGACCATGTGATGGGGGCAAGAACAGGAATGCGGCCGGCGGGATATGCATCCATGAAGGCGAGGTAATGCCAGTCGCCTTCAGGAGTGTCCACCATGCCGCCTTGGTGAGCATAGCCGGCGTTGGAGAGTGGCCCAGAAAGGTTATCCCAGAACTCCCGGACCTCGTATGTGCCGAACGGCTCAGTTGAGCGGAGGATGTATTGGCCGCTGGCAACTTTCGTAGGACATACCCAGTAATAGCCTCGGGTTTTGTAGAAATGGGCGCCTTCGAGATACAAATCATCGCCACTATCATAAATCGTCTCGGTACGCACGACGCTCAAGCCATCGTCGGAAAGTTGAGTAACGCGGAGCTGTCGATTGCCCCATGTTACGTACAtggtatcatcatcatcgaagaAGATTCCATTATCGTAGAAGCACTGGTCAATGGTACCTTCAAGAGTCCACTCCCAATTGTCATTCTCACCGTCGTTGTCGGCGGCACCATTACCTGGAGCCGTATAGAGGAAGGTCTTGCCAGTGGACTGAATGCAGCCCATCCAGTAGAACTTGTCGTTAGACTCGCGATACCTCATTGAGCTCGCCCAAATACCTTTGACATAGGCGCGGTCATTGTCGCCATTGAGTCTATATTCTTCTCCAAAATCCGCAACATCGACAACGCTGTGCGTAACGGGTGTCCAATTAACCAAGTCGTAAGATTTCAGGACAGGGGCCCCAGGAGAGAAGGCGAAGGTAGATGTCGAATAGTAGTAGACAGAGCCAACGCGGAAAACGTCTATGTCTGGAAGATCCTGGAATAGGACCGGATTGTTGAACGCTGCCTCCTGTCTTGTGTCTAAGGGCATTCTGGCCGATGTCGCGGCACCGAGACCGAACATTAGACCAGCTACCAGCAATGAAGATACGTACAATCGCATTGGTAGACAGAGATTAGGTTTCAATCGGAGACAAATCCAATAAGAGTGAGCTGGGAGAAACGAGAAACAGTGCCCTGTTAGGTACCAATGGTTATATATGTAGGGGATCTCCCACACGGACGAACAAGACTGACTCCGTAATGAGATCGTTTGTTCTATTTAGCCGGTATAATACCCCATACGTTTCTCCTCACGGTTTCTGTGGCCCTTGGACTCTTGGAGGTGCCTGTCCCACTTCAGATTTTCCGCGCCAATCATGATGTGCTCCCTTTCCGGGGCAGGACCAGAACAGGAAATCCACTAATGATGGTGTGTTGCAATTTTCACACCAGTAATGTATTGTGTAAGTATTGTAGACATGACCTCGTGTGACGACGTTAAATCCGGTCTAGGTACAGTGTAGAAGGTGCGTCATTTCCCGCTCTAGAGGTAACACCTAACGCAGAGATCATACTTGGAGATTATTGTTGATTGAGATGCTCCTGGAAGTCATGACCGTATTTGAAGTCCCTAAAGATAGCTCAGTGCGGTATATTTTTCACTCGACGGTACTGGCTCAGGGGACAGAGGTTTCTTATCGCAGTTAATAACCCTGAACCCTCGGAGCGTGGCACCGAGTGGCTTCTTAGGTGAGCAGTGTGAACCGTGAGATACCTCGCAAGTATATTACCAGTAACAGACGATTTTTTCTAAGTCCGCCTTTAGATCTAGTCGCTCTAGAAGGATGAGCCGCCAgccatcttcaccatcgACGTCCTAGGTTAGTCGATAGATGGAACCCTTCTTGGGCAGCTCCGTCTCCAACCATCACAGAGGGACTCCAGTTCTCGGTACACCATGCAACTCCGGTACGACTGCCAGAAAGGCACTGTATTCCATGTCACCCCACGGTGGTCTGACCCACCGACCCCTCATGTTCTTTCTCAGAGGCTCGAAAAGACTCGTCTCGCTGCTGCAGATTCCGAGCAACTTGTAAGCCCCCTCGGCAGTTTCTTGAGCGTGTTGCCTGAAGAAAGAGCATAGCTTGCGGAGGCGTGATCCGAAAGACATCTACCCAAAGATGTGACATAGAGACCTGGAGGTAGGTTGGTCCGTTTGGCCCACGGTATGTGACGAGGTGTTATGTCCACGACGGGCTTGTTCGTACAGGTTATGCGCTCGATCGAAGGCAGATTTAAGGTCTAGTAATTAACAATCGTATAGCTGTATTACTAGTTATTACAAACTAAGTCATTTAGTTACCTACTTGGTTGTAAATGCCAGCGCTTTGCTTAGTGTCGCAATGTCCACCATCGACCCACTTTCTCGTAAAATTAAATCTGTCTCTTAACTCCTCTGCCGCACTGATATGTATACCGTGTCCATGAGGTTTGTGTCATTTTAATTGCGCTTTGGTTACTTTCCTGGTGACCGCAAAACAAGGCAATCAAATTGCTCTTGCTGATAAGCGTACCAATCTGGGTGGAGCGCCAAGGTCAACTATGGCAAAATCAAGTCCACAGT of Fusarium oxysporum Fo47 chromosome I, complete sequence contains these proteins:
- a CDS encoding glycosyl hydrolase family 43 protein is translated as MRLYVSSLLVAGLMFGLGAATSARMPLDTRQEAAFNNPVLFQDLPDIDVFRVGSVYYYSTSTFAFSPGAPVLKSYDLVNWTPVTHSVVDVADFGEEYRLNGDNDRAYVKGIWASSMRYRESNDKFYWMGCIQSTGKTFLYTAPGNGAADNDGENDNWEWTLEGTIDQCFYDNGIFFDDDDTMYVTWGNRQLRVTQLSDDGLSVVRTETIYDSGDDLYLEGAHFYKTRGYYWVCPTKVASGQYILRSTEPFGTYEVREFWDNLSGPLSNAGYAHQGGMVDTPEGDWHYLAFMDAYPAGRIPVLAPITWSDDDWPSIVLDGNGGWGVTYPMPVKTNKTVPGVERLDDFSASTLHPEWEWNHSPDSEYFELRTDGLILKTASVVGDLLNARNTLTHRITGPRSVATWHLNITGLTQGDRAGAAIFRDESAYIGVHKDTNGTQIVFVNEINMNLQWQTVSRGTVAATGPSIDAHEIWLRVDADVTPAFGLSPVREAHFYYSLDGENWKQLGTFVLHNRWQWFTGFRFAVFNFATAELGGQITVKSFKNALT